From a region of the Mycobacterium intracellulare ATCC 13950 genome:
- a CDS encoding TetR/AcrR family transcriptional regulator has product MVGRSDARRNRERLLEAATAAFTEHGAAASLESIARDAGVGIGTLYRHFPNREALVEAIYRAELAEVAAAAEQLLGRHPPTTALRRWMDRYAGFVAAKRGMAESLQAIFDSGAMEPSQTRDSIVGAVELLLRAGADDGSLRADVRADDVVSSLIGIFLVSGSSEQTGRMLDLLVAGVSAT; this is encoded by the coding sequence TTGGTGGGAAGGTCGGATGCGCGCCGCAATCGCGAGCGGCTGCTGGAGGCGGCCACCGCGGCGTTCACCGAGCACGGCGCGGCGGCCTCGCTCGAGTCGATCGCCCGCGACGCGGGCGTCGGGATCGGCACGCTGTACCGCCATTTCCCCAACAGGGAGGCCCTCGTCGAGGCCATCTACCGCGCCGAGCTCGCCGAGGTGGCCGCGGCCGCCGAGCAGCTGCTCGGGCGGCATCCGCCCACGACGGCGCTGCGACGCTGGATGGACCGCTACGCGGGCTTCGTGGCCGCCAAGCGCGGCATGGCCGAGTCCCTGCAGGCGATCTTCGATTCTGGCGCAATGGAACCCAGCCAGACCCGCGACAGCATCGTCGGCGCCGTCGAGCTGCTGTTGCGGGCGGGCGCCGACGACGGCAGCCTGCGCGCCGACGTGCGCGCCGACGACGTGGTGTCCAGCCTCATCGGCATCTTTTTGGTCAGCGGTTCATCGGAGCAGACCGGCCGCATGCTCGACCTGCTCGTCGCGGGGGTCTCGGCGACCTGA
- a CDS encoding aldo/keto reductase has product MTDLNPGGIGTIGSHPVARMGYGAMQLFETSPQDAAAVLRRAIDLGVNHIDTASFYGPGEVNRRIRAALAPYPDDLVIVSKVGARYTGEQPIPLAPAQRPSELRAAVEDDLRQLGLDRVPVVNLRRLDSGIGMAAEGDQIVELDDQLAEMIALRDEGKIGAIGLSSVSLDVLRRALPAGIACVQNAYSLLDRSQEAALELCVDEGIAWVPYFPLGSALPGFPKVADDPVVAGIAGELGVSGARVGLAWILAHAPNTLLIPGTRSIAHLEENMAAADVTLSAEAIARLDAVATPGVDPWAQGAEPFREASRS; this is encoded by the coding sequence ATGACCGATCTCAACCCCGGCGGCATCGGCACCATCGGATCGCATCCCGTCGCCCGCATGGGCTACGGCGCCATGCAACTGTTCGAGACCTCCCCGCAGGACGCGGCCGCGGTGCTGCGGCGCGCGATCGACCTCGGCGTCAACCACATCGACACCGCGTCGTTCTACGGCCCCGGCGAGGTCAACCGCCGGATCCGCGCGGCGCTGGCCCCCTACCCGGACGACCTCGTCATCGTCAGCAAGGTCGGCGCCCGCTACACCGGCGAGCAACCCATCCCGCTGGCTCCAGCGCAACGGCCCTCCGAGCTGCGCGCCGCCGTCGAGGACGACCTGCGCCAGCTCGGCCTCGACCGCGTCCCGGTGGTGAACCTGCGGCGGCTCGACTCGGGCATCGGCATGGCCGCCGAGGGCGACCAGATCGTCGAGCTCGACGACCAGCTGGCCGAGATGATCGCCCTGCGCGACGAGGGCAAGATCGGCGCGATCGGGCTCAGCAGCGTGTCGCTCGACGTGCTGCGGCGGGCGCTGCCCGCCGGCATCGCCTGTGTGCAGAACGCCTACAGCCTGCTGGACCGCTCCCAGGAAGCCGCGCTCGAGCTGTGCGTCGACGAGGGCATCGCGTGGGTGCCGTACTTCCCGCTCGGCTCCGCCTTGCCCGGATTCCCGAAGGTCGCCGACGATCCGGTGGTGGCCGGCATCGCCGGCGAGCTGGGCGTCTCCGGCGCCCGGGTCGGGTTGGCCTGGATCCTGGCGCATGCGCCGAACACGTTGCTGATTCCGGGCACCCGGTCGATCGCCCACCTCGAGGAGAACATGGCCGCGGCCGACGTCACGCTGAGCGCCGAGGCGATCGCCCGTCTCGACGCGGTCGCCACGCCCGGCGTCGACCCCTGGGCGCAGGGCGCCGAGCCCTTCCGGGAGGCGTCCCGGAGCTGA
- a CDS encoding nitroreductase family deazaflavin-dependent oxidoreductase, translating into MARADGLKPPWWLKPANKVFIQLSRLGLSFGGESPVVLTVPGRKSGTPRSTPVTPMTVDGKRYVVGGFPGADWIRNVRAAEHATLARGRHRERVRMVELAADEARPFLRAFPTEVPTGVGFMKRSGLVTDGRPEEFEALAGVCPVFRLDPA; encoded by the coding sequence ATGGCACGCGCTGACGGGCTCAAGCCGCCCTGGTGGCTGAAACCGGCGAACAAGGTGTTCATTCAGCTCTCCCGGCTGGGCCTCAGCTTCGGCGGTGAAAGCCCGGTGGTGTTGACCGTGCCGGGCCGCAAGTCCGGCACGCCACGGTCGACGCCGGTGACACCGATGACGGTGGACGGCAAACGCTATGTGGTGGGCGGGTTTCCGGGCGCGGATTGGATCCGCAACGTCCGCGCCGCCGAGCACGCGACGCTGGCCCGCGGCCGGCATCGCGAGCGGGTGCGGATGGTGGAGCTCGCGGCCGACGAGGCGCGCCCGTTCCTGCGGGCGTTTCCCACCGAGGTGCCCACCGGGGTCGGCTTCATGAAGCGCTCGGGGTTGGTCACCGACGGCCGCCCCGAAGAGTTCGAGGCGCTGGCCGGCGTGTGTCCGGTATTCCGGCTGGACCCGGCATAG
- a CDS encoding 1,4-dihydroxy-2-naphthoyl-CoA synthase, whose product MSHNPFDADQWRPVEGFGDLTDITYHRHVDDATVRVAFDRPEVRNAFRPHTVDELYRVLDHARMSAGVGVVLLTGNGPSPKDGGWAFCSGGDQRIRGRSGYQYASGETADTVDPARAGRLHILEVQRLIRFMPKVVICLVNGWAAGGGHSLHVVCDLTLASREHARFKQTDADVGSFDGGYGSAYLARQVGQKFAREIFFLGRAYTAEQMHHMGAVNAVVDHAELESEAIAWAREINAKSPQAQRMLKFAFNLLDDGLVGQQLFAGEATRLAYMTDEAVEGRDAFLEKRDPDWSRFPRYF is encoded by the coding sequence TTGAGTCACAACCCGTTTGACGCCGACCAGTGGCGTCCCGTCGAGGGCTTCGGCGACCTGACCGACATCACCTATCACCGGCACGTCGACGACGCCACGGTGCGGGTGGCGTTCGACCGGCCCGAGGTGCGCAACGCGTTCCGGCCGCACACCGTCGACGAGCTCTACCGGGTGCTCGACCACGCCCGGATGTCCGCGGGAGTCGGCGTGGTATTGCTGACCGGCAACGGCCCCTCCCCCAAGGACGGCGGCTGGGCGTTCTGCTCCGGCGGCGATCAACGCATCCGCGGGCGCAGCGGCTACCAGTACGCCAGCGGCGAGACCGCCGACACCGTCGACCCCGCCCGCGCCGGACGGCTGCACATCCTCGAGGTGCAGCGGCTGATCCGGTTCATGCCCAAGGTGGTCATCTGCCTGGTCAACGGGTGGGCGGCCGGCGGCGGCCACAGCCTGCACGTGGTCTGCGACCTCACCCTGGCCAGCCGCGAGCACGCCCGCTTCAAGCAGACCGACGCCGACGTCGGCAGCTTCGACGGCGGCTACGGCAGCGCCTACCTGGCCCGCCAGGTGGGCCAGAAGTTCGCCCGCGAGATCTTCTTTCTGGGCCGGGCCTACACCGCCGAGCAGATGCACCACATGGGCGCGGTCAACGCCGTCGTCGACCATGCCGAGCTGGAATCCGAAGCCATCGCATGGGCGCGCGAGATCAACGCCAAATCCCCTCAGGCGCAACGCATGCTGAAGTTCGCGTTCAACCTGCTCGACGACGGCCTGGTGGGCCAGCAGCTGTTCGCGGGCGAGGCCACCCGGCTGGCCTACATGACCGACGAGGCCGTCGAGGGCCGCGACGCCTTCCTGGAAAAGCGCGACCCCGACTGGAGCCGGTTTCCCCGGTACTTCTGA